A portion of the Sabethes cyaneus chromosome 3, idSabCyanKW18_F2, whole genome shotgun sequence genome contains these proteins:
- the LOC128740127 gene encoding uncharacterized protein LOC128740127, with protein sequence MYPGAVEAVTEDFYVYDLLTGADDPDTAVEKRRQINAMLKAAGFVLKKWASNVPEVLADVPVADLAIQTLHNLQEEQSISTLGLVWDIRCDMLRFNVQLPLPASILTKRKVISYIAKIFDPLGLVGPVIATAKMFMQRLWKLKMDNNKPYEWDRPLPQKLQDDWKRFHATLHVLDQLRIPRFVAVPAASKIDLHIFCDASESAYGACCFVCSENSSGVNVQLLTSKSKVAPISTKHTIARLELCAAELATKVYQKVTQAMKTPAHATFWSDSTTVLQWLKSPPSRWKTFVANRVSFIQMSTSGTSWRHVPGAENPADELSRGLQPPEILSQARWWNGPSWLALAPGHWPHSETPDQEAAPIVEEARTIAMISATLVESQFADHLFAKYSSYTKLRRVFGYCMKFIRLSQRKPQKSSHSMSHVLTTNDLKAADYALARLAQAQLYPEELTLLTSPTKDQSDMKSSPLKWLKPFICTEGIIRVGGRLSNSELPEEIKHPLVLSARHPLAEILVSHYHKRLLHAGPQLMLSTIRQKYWIIGGRNLVRRVYHQCIKCFRQKPVLIQQATADLPKSRVVPSRPFSVSGVDYCGPVYLKSPIRRRGPTKAYIAILSALRRFTASRGYVRELHSDNGTAFKGASNQLHHVYEMLKSTGTQRDQIVNWCANNEIEWKFSPPCAPHFGGLWEAAVKSAKQHLLREIGHISISQEDMVILLAQIEMCLNSRPLIPIPGETTDLEALTPGHFLVGSNLQAVPEPSLNHTSNSYLNHWHQTQKNLQRIWARWYPEYLAQLQSRAKKGCKRPVPIEVGRIVVIKDDNLPPAKWPLGRIIKLHPGKDGVTRVVTLKTAVADNVVRPIARIAMLPLPHDPEPVCPETLC encoded by the coding sequence ATGTATCCGGGCGCGGTTGAAGCCGTAACTGAAGACTTCTACGTATATGATCTGTTGACCGGTGCAGATGATCCAGATACCGCCGTAGAGAAACGTCGACAAATAAATGCGATGTTGAAAGCTGCAGGTTTCGTATTGAAGAAATGGGCATCCAACGTTCCAGAAGTATTGGCGGATGTTCCCGTAGCAGATTTAGCCATTCAAACATTGCACAATTTACAAGAGGAGCAGTCGATATCCACCCTCGGATTAGTTTGGGATATTAGATGTGATATGCTTCGCTTCAACGTTCAGTTGCCTCTACCAGCATCGATCCTAACCAAACGGAAAGTTATTTCGTACATTGCAAAGATATTCGACCCACTAGGCCTGGTGGGTCCCGTAATAGCTACTGCTAAAATGTTCATGCAGCGGCTATGGAAGCTGAAAATGGATAACAATAAACCCTACGAGTGGGACAGACCTCTTCCGCAGAAATTGCAAGACGATTGGAAACGATTTCATGCAACACTTCACGTCCTTGATCAACTGAGGATTCCCCGCTTTGTTGCTGTGCCAGctgcttccaaaattgatcTCCACATTTTCTGTGACGCGTCAGAGTCTGCTTATGGAGCATGTTGTTTTGTATGCTCGGAGAACTCCAGCGGTGTAAACGTACAACTGCTCACCTCCAAGTCAAAAGTAGCACCCATCTCTACCAAACACACTATAGCCAGACTTGAATTGTGCGCTGCTGAGCTTGCAACCAAGGTGTATCAGAAGGTTACGCAAGCCATGAAAACCCCCGCTCATGCCACGTTCTGGTCGGACTCGACTACGGTACTTCAGTGGCTTAAATCACCGCCCAGCCGTTGGAAAACATTCGTAGCGAATCGCGTTTCCTTTATACAGATGTCGACGAGTGGAACTAGTTGGAGACACGTACCGGGCGCAGAAAACCCAGCCGATGAACTTTCTCGCGGTCTACAACCTCCCGAAATATTATCGCAAGCCAGATGGTGGAACGGCCCATCCTGGTTAGCCTTAGCGCCAGGCCACTGGCCACATTCAGAAACCCCAGATCAAGAAGCAGCTCCCATCGTTGAAGAAGCCCGTACGATAGCAATGATTTCGGCAACCCTAGTAGAATCCCAATTTGCAGACCACTTATTCGCCAAGTATTCATCGTACACAAAACTTCGTCGTGTTTTCGGGTATTGCATGAAATTCATTCGTCTTTCTCAAAGGAAACCTCAGAAGTCTTCCCATAGTATGTCACATGTGCTAACTACAAACGATCTGAAGGCAGCGGACTACGCACTAGCCCGCTTAGCGCAAGCTCAGCTTTACCCAGAAGAGCTAACCTTGCTAACAAGTCCAACGAAAGATCAAAGCGACATGAAATCCTCACCACTTAAATGGCTAAAACCGTTCATATGTACGGAGGGTATAATTCGAGTTGGAGGTCGCTTGTCCAATTCCGAACTCCCCGAAGAAATCAAGCATCCATTAGTCCTATCCGCAAGGCATCCTTTAGCTGAAATTCTagttagccattaccataaacgACTTTTACACGCTGGCCCACAGCTAATGCTCTCGACGATTCGTCAGAAATATTGGATAATAGGAGGAAGAAATTTAGTTCGCCGAGTCTACCATCAATGCATCAAATGTTTCAGGCAAAAACCTGTCCTTATCCAACAGGCCACAGCAGATCTTCCGAAATCCCGAGTTGTGCCATCTCGTCCGTTTTCTGTTAGTGGCGTCGACTACTGTGGTCCAGTTTATTTGAAATCCCCAATCCGCAGACGCGGGCCAACTAAAGCATATATTGCCATCTTGTCAGCACTACGTCGCTTCACTGCCAGTCGTGGCTATGTTCGGGAACTCCATTCTGATAATGGGACTGCGTTCAAAGGAGCATCTAATCAGCTACACCATGTATACGAGATGTTAAAGTCGACGGGAACCCAGCGAGATCAAATTGTGAACTGGTGCGCCAATAACGAGATTGAATGGAAGTTCTCCCCACCCTGTGCTCCTCATTTTGGAGGACTGTGGGAGGCTGCAGTCAAATCTGCCAAGCAGCACCTCCTGCGGGAAATAGGACACATTAGCATTAGCCAGGAAGATATGGTCATTCTCTTGGCACAGATTGAAATGTGCTTAAATTCCAGACCATTAATACCAATTCCCGGCGAGACTACCGACTTGGAAGCATTAACACCAGGCCACTTCCTGGTCGGTTCGAATCTACAAGCTGTACCGGAACCCAGTCTTAATCACACGTCGAATTCCTACCTAAATCACTGGCATCAAACGCAAAAGAATCTCCAGCGCATTTGGGCGCGCTGGTATCCAGAATACTTGGCCCAACTACAGTCCCGTGCAAAAAAGGGTTGCAAACGTCCTGTACCGATCGAGGTGGGACGCATCGTGGTCATCAAAGATGATAACCTTCCACCCGCTAAATGGCCGCTAGGCAGAATCATCAAGCTTCACCCAGGGAAAGACGGTGTTACTCGGGTCGTAACGCTGAAAACAGCAGTAGCCGACAACGTCGTCAGACCAATAGCGAGAATCGCCATGCTGCCATTACCACATGATCCAGAGCCTGTCTGCCCAGAAACGTTATGCTGA